TACATTCTTCGTGGTGAAGCAGGGTGTAGGATAACAGGGTAAGATGAATAAATAGTCTTCAGAAAGCTGAGCATCAGCTCGAGGTAAGGTTGGTGAAAGATGAAAAGGAATGGCTTCTGTGCGATTTTCATATACACACGAGCATGAGTGATGGACACTATGTAACTTGACAGCGGGTAAAGACCCCAGAACTTGCGAACTGTCTCTTGCCATTTTGAACGAAGAGATCGAACACGAGTCCTGGTTTTCTGAGTTCCTGGGAGAAGGTCTTCCAGACACTTCATGAGACGCGGAGAAACCTCGCCGTTCGTCTCGAAATTTCTAAGGTGAGAATGAGATAAAGCACCATCGGGCACACTTTTTGCTATATCGAATTTTTAGAGCGATTGACGACCTTTTTGGCTCTCTTCTTCCACACAGCATAGAGAACCATCATCACCGCAAAAAGAACGATGCCGAACAACTTCGAGTATTTGAAGAACACTCTTCCTGCCATCAGTGCGGAGAAAAAGAACACGCTCTCGTAGAATAAGTCTCCGACCCATATCACAAGAAGTGTTTCGAGTCTCCTTCCTATGTATCCTGCAAGAAACGGTGTGAACTTTCCCACCCACGGAACGAATTTGCAGAATGGAACCAGAATCTTCTCTGTGGAAATATAAACGTTCAAAAACTCCTTCAGGATTTTCTGAAAGACCTTCCACTTGAGTTTAGAAAAAAGTGGTTTCAACGCCTTTCCTGCAAAAAAAGTGAGAGAATCCCAGCTCAAAAGCCCCAGATAGATCACCGGGAAAGCCAGAAGCGTCCGCATCTTCCCTGCAGAAATCAGCGTGGACGCTGCTAGAATAGGAAGGGGTGTACCCGAGTTGTCGAAAAGAAACGTCGCCAGAAAGAGTAACAGATACTTCAAGTTTTTCGCTCCCTTCATGAAATATAATAGCGCATGGAGGTGATGAGAAGATAATCGATACGAGAGTAGAAAAAACCAACGAAAGGGTGTTGAACAAGATATTGATACTCGCTCTGGGAATCCCGGCCATTTTCTCTTTGATCCGTGCCAAGATTGTCGAGATGGTAGGTTATTTCATATTCTGGTTGGGAGGATTCTCTCCTTACGTGTATGAGAGAGTCACACATCAGGAGATACCCGAGAAAACGAAATTGATGCTTTCTTCATCTATATTTCTTCATTCTGTGTTGGGACAGTTTCTGAACTTCTACGAAAAGATTCCCTTCTGGGACAAGTGTCTTCACTTTTACGGATCTTTTGTTATAACGTACTTTTTTTATCAGATTTTGACGAGAGGGTCCAGATACTGGGACCAGATTCCCGGAGCGATATTGATGGCGTTTCTTCTGGGAACTTTCTCGGGCCTTCTTTGGGAGATTGCAGAATTCATCACAGACAAGGTGGTGCCAGGGTATCACACACAGAAGGGTCTCGACGATACAATGCTGGATCTCATCTTCAATCTTCTTGGAAGCTATGTGATGGCAAAGATTCTCTACAAGAAAAGGACTGGTCACATATTCTGGCATCCTAAAGGATGAAAAAAATATACCTCTTCTTCACGCTCGAAGGTTTCTTTTCGCTGTTCTACATCTTGCTCACTCAGGGTCCCATCTTCACGGGACTTGCTATGTTTTTCAACCTGGATGAATTCCTTCTGAGTCTGACTGCTGCCATTCCTCCCATGATGCAGTTTTTCCAGCTTTTTGCCACCTTCTTTGTCCGGAGATACAAAAAGAGAAGACTCCTTGTAAACGTGTTCAACGGTCTCAGCAGATTTGCGTTCGCATCTCTTCTGGTGTTCATTCTGCTTGGCAAGAAGATTCCGCTGGTGTTCATCGTTACTCTTGCCATCTCGCAGTTCTTTGCCGCATTTTCCGGTAGCACGTGGGCATCATGGATGAGAGATCTGATACCCGCCGGGGAGAGGGGAAAGGCTTTCGGTACGAGGAACATGTTCCTCTCCCTTGGTAACGCTTTCATCATATATCTGTACTCGTTACTCGTGGACAATTTTTCTCATGGTTTCGAGATGGTTCTTCTCATCTCTGTTGCTGGAACGATTCTCTCGATACTGTTTATGAACAAGATCCCGGATGTTCCCATGAAAATGTCCGGAAGCGGGATTCCCATGAAGGTGATTTTAAAGGACAACAACTTCATGAAGCTTGTTTTCTTCACACTCTACTGGAACATGGCGGTAACCTTTTCCAGTGCTTTCTATCATTATCATCTTTTGAAGAACCTCGGTATAAGTTACACTTACATAAGCTATATGATGATCATGAACAACTTCGTTGCCGTGTTGGGATACAGAATATGGAGAAAAGTTTCTGACAGAGTTGGGCACAGAACCGTGGCAGAGTTCGGAATCGCCCTTGCTGCCTTTGTTTCCGGAGTATGGTTTTTCATGAACGGTGCTACTTACTTTCATCTTCTGATCGTCGATGCTGTGCTCTCGGCTGTGGCCTGGTCGGCGATAAACCTTTCTCTCACTGTGCTTCCCATGGAGGTTGCTTTCGAATCCGATCCCATCTTCTTCGGGGTAAACGCCTCAGCTGCCAGCCTTGGAAGTCTTGCAGGTTCGTTCGTGGGAGGCCTCACCGCAAAGTTTCTCTCGGGAGTGTATGTAAAGGTGCATGGTTTCGAGGTTTTTGGTCTTCAGATCCTTTTTCTGATGGCTGCTGTTTTCAGGCTTTCTTCGGTCTTGCTACTGAGGAGGGTGAAAGTGAAAAAATACATTCCGCTCAGAGAATTCGTATTCAACACGGTGTTTGTTACACTGAGAAAACCGGTGTACAGGGTCTTCGAGAAAACGTACGTATCTTATTTGCTGAGAAGAGGTGGTGAGCGTGTACGAAAGATTGTTGAAAGATCTAAAAGAAGGAAGAGTGATTCTGACGAACAAGGTTGAAGACAGGACAAGCGGCATGACGATCGGATGGGGTTCTTCGGTATCAGAGATCTCGAGTGATATGGAAGGAATCTTTTTGAAGCGAAAAAGCAAGTTTACGGGACTCGTTCTTGTGGATGGTGTGGAAAGTTGAACACAAAGGAGAGTTTGTCTCCACCCTCTCTGGTTACCATAACGCTGTTGCAAGGCAAATTCTCGAAGAGGTTTTCCCGGTTCCGAAATACCCCAGGAGAAGAAGTTTGGTAGCAGGTTAGACTTTCTGATAGATGGCAGAGTTTGTGTTGAGGTGTGAATGTTCGCGTGTTCAGGTTAAAATAAAATGGAGAGTATCTGCACTCGATGGGGCAACTTCCGATCTGCAGGGAGGTGTAGATGATGGAGAATCCTACGATTGAGCAGCTTGTGAAGAGGTATGTGGAAATCAGAAACCTCATGAAGGAACTCAGGGCAGAGAAGAGAGAAATCGAAGAAGTTCTGAGGGAGTACGCAAAAAGAACCGGCATCAAAGAGTTCGAAGCGGAAGGAAAGAAGGTCTTTTTTGAAGAAAAACTCAGTTTGAAGGTAAAATGAGCCCGCATAAGGCGGGCTTCACATCTGTTTCAACTTCTCTTCCTGTTCTTTCACGAGATCTTCCAGAGTGACACTACCGAGCACTCTCTCTATTTCATTTTCCACTCTCTTCCACAGCGATCTGATGACACAATTCAACTCGTCCGGGCAACCCGGCATATCGAAGAACACTTTGGCTTTCCTGTCCAGGAGGAAGATGATATCGGACACTCTTATCTCCTTTGGAGGGCGTGCAAGCATGTACCCGCCGCTTTTACCCCTTTTTGTCTTCACCATTCCTGCCCTTCTCAGAATGTAAAGAATCTTTTCAGCAAATTCCCGGGGAACGGATTCCCTTGTCCTGTTCAAAATCTCCGTCACGGAAAGGTAACGGCCGTACTCTTTTGCCAGCACAATCATAAGTCTCAGGGCGTACTCACTTTTCATTGTGAACACGTCAATCCCTCCAGACGAAAACCCTCGACGTGATCTTCCGGTTGTGAAGAGCTTCCCTTATACTGTCGAGATAGACGTCGATCTTTTTTCCCTTTATCACCCCCCCTATGTCCTCCACGACGAAGATTCCCCCGCTCGGTGTGTTTCTGAGTTCGGGAATGTAAAGGACAGACCCCAGTGGGAATATTGTCGTATCGGCTGCCACCGTTCTCCATTCCTCTGGTATTTTCCCGGATTTTGTGAGCCTGAAGGCAGGATGCTCTGGAAGTTTTCCATCTTCCCACTCTGTGTAGAAGCTGATCTCGAATTCTCCCATGTTCGAAAAGAACAAAAACATGGGATCTTTCGGCTCACCTTCCACGTAGAGCTCAAATTCTACGTTGCTGCCCCCGTATCCGATTGTGTCTCCTGCACTCACCCAGTCACCGACGTTGACTGTCACCATGGAGAGATTCCTGTACACGGTCTCCACGTCGTTCCCGTGGTACACAACGACCGTTCCATTCTTCACGCTCTTTACTCTTCCCGGTAGCGCGGCTTTTACTTTCTGACCAGAGCTTTCCAGCACAACTCCCGAAGAGAACGAACCGTCCGATTTCAATCCAAAGCCAGCGACCACGATCTTCGGATCTGGTTTCTCACCCACCGGAAAACTCGCCCTCAAATTCGTTACAGGGACCTTTATGATCTGTCCTGCTATGAGTTTCCTGGGATCCTCTATCCCGTTGAGTTTCATGATCTTCTCCACTCCGTCAGGTCCCAGGTTGAAGGCATCGCTGATCTTTGCGAGGGTGTCTCCCCGTTCCACTCTGATGAAGACGTACCCTTCTTCGATTCCAAGAATTCGAGCTATCTCGTAACTTCTGACCAGTCTTCTGAACTCGTCCAGATATCTCTTCAGCTGCTGGGTGTATATCTCTGGATTCATATCCACAAGCTGGGGGGTATTTCTCATCTCCCGTACTATCTGCTCCAGATTCTTTTGGCCACTTTCCAGCTGTGAGACTTTCTTTTCTATCTGCTCGATGCGATTTTTGATTTCGTCACTTGTGGTGTACACGATCGTTGCTTTGGTTTCGCTTTGTGACAGCACGCGCAGAGCCACTTTCGAGAGAAGCTTTTCCGAGCTTTCCAACCTTTTCTCTATCTCGTCCACACGTGAAGAGCCCCTCTCCAGTGAAGAAACTCTCTCTTCCAGATCAAGAAGGATGTGCTTGAGATCTTCCGAGGGCGTTGAAGAATTTCCAAGGGTGGCTATGTCCATCTTCCTCTCGAGTTCTGAGACCTTCGTTTTCAGATCTTCCAATTCAGACAGCAGGGAGGCTGCCTCTTCTATGGTGGGGAGCTTCATGGAAATTGTGTAGTAGCTACTTTTGAGTTCATCCACTCCGGTGCGAAACTCTTCCTGCAGAGAAGAGAGATCTTCCTTCAGGTACTCCATCTCTCTCTTCAACAACTCTATTTCCTTTTGGGAGGAATCCTGAGTTTTGATTCTAGCTTCAAGATCGTCGATCTTTTTCTCCAGAAGATCCATGTGGGCGTTGATCTGTCTGATCTGCTCCTCCATTCTGTTCAGTTTTTCCTTCCATTCAGAGGGCACACACGCTCCAAGAAGTATCAGTATCAGAAGGAAAATCATGACCTTCTTAAGTCTTGCCATCTTTCTCTCCCCACTTTCGCGTACACAGATTCCCTGTGCTTCCTGAGGAGAACCTCGTACCATCTTGCGGCTTCCTTCCTGTTGCCAAGGAGTTGATTCAGCACCCCCAGGTAAAAGAGTATCATGGGCTCGTCTGACTCTTCGTAGTGGTCGTATTTGAAGTGATTTTCAAACTCTCTTAAGGCTCGCTCAAGGTAGTGCTTTTCGTCCTCAGGCCTTCCTATTTCTCTGAAAAGCCAGGCGATTTTGAGATAGGAGAGTGCCACCTTCTTTCTTTGATTCAGAACAGAGTACACAATCCCACTCAGGGCATACCGTTTTATCGCTTCTGTATGCGTTTCCTCGTCCTTCAATTTGACCTTCTTTTTGGCTTCTTCAAGCAGCTTTTTAAGTCTCCTCTCCGTTTCTTCACCTTTTACTCTGATAGATTCGAAATCTTTGCCGAACGCGGAAAAGTAACAATTCGGACACGTCACCACTTCATACAGAAACGGATTCACAGTTTCGAAGTTCGGCTTCAGATCGATATCTCTTGACTTGATTCTTACTGCGTCGAAAAAGACCATCTTTTTCTTGAACCTGTTCCCGCAGAGAGGGCACGTAAACTCCTTTTCCCAGAACGTCCTCATTCGGAGAGAAGCACCTCCACGAATGTGTGTGGGTCGAACGGTTTCAAGTCGTCTTCTTTTTCACCGACCCCCACAAATTTTATAGGAATTCTCAGCTCTTTCGCTATAGCAAGGGCAATTCCACCCTTTGCAGTGCCATCAAGTTTGGTGAGGATGATTCCCGTGACATTCACCGCATCTTTGAACACTTTCGCCTGGACCAGTCCGTTTTGACCCGTAGTGGCGTCGATCACGAGGAGAGTTTCATGAGGTGCATCAGGTACCTTTTTTCTCACTACCCTGTGTATCTTCTTCAACTCCTCCATGAGATTTTTCTTTGTGTGAAGCCTTCCGGCGGTGTCTATTATCACCACGTCTTTGTTTCTGGCAAGAGCATGGGAGACGGCATCAAAGGCAACCGCGGCCGGATCCGAGCCTTCAGAGTGAGCTATCACCGTGGCACTGACGCGCTCTCCCCAGAGTTTGAGCTGTTCTATGGCAGCAGCCCTGAAGGTATCGGCCGCCGCCAGCACAACGCTCTTTTTCTGATCGGAAAAGATCTTGGCGAGCTTTGCACAGGAGGTGGTCTTCCCTGTTCCGTTCACACCGACCACGGTTATCACGAAGGGGGGCTTGTTCGGTTCGTTCACGCTGGTATCGAAGCTCAGGATCTCAAGGAGCGTTTCTCTCAAAGCTTCTAAGGCGTCTCCATCCTTTTCCTCGAGCCTTTCCAGGATGTACTCCGTTGTTTCGATGCCAACGTCTGCCTGAATGAGAAGTTCTTCGAGTTCT
This region of Thermotoga sp. genomic DNA includes:
- a CDS encoding MFS transporter; this translates as MKKIYLFFTLEGFFSLFYILLTQGPIFTGLAMFFNLDEFLLSLTAAIPPMMQFFQLFATFFVRRYKKRRLLVNVFNGLSRFAFASLLVFILLGKKIPLVFIVTLAISQFFAAFSGSTWASWMRDLIPAGERGKAFGTRNMFLSLGNAFIIYLYSLLVDNFSHGFEMVLLISVAGTILSILFMNKIPDVPMKMSGSGIPMKVILKDNNFMKLVFFTLYWNMAVTFSSAFYHYHLLKNLGISYTYISYMMIMNNFVAVLGYRIWRKVSDRVGHRTVAEFGIALAAFVSGVWFFMNGATYFHLLIVDAVLSAVAWSAINLSLTVLPMEVAFESDPIFFGVNASAASLGSLAGSFVGGLTAKFLSGVYVKVHGFEVFGLQILFLMAAVFRLSSVLLLRRVKVKKYIPLREFVFNTVFVTLRKPVYRVFEKTYVSYLLRRGGERVRKIVERSKRRKSDSDEQG
- a CDS encoding RrF2 family transcriptional regulator, whose protein sequence is MKSEYALRLMIVLAKEYGRYLSVTEILNRTRESVPREFAEKILYILRRAGMVKTKRGKSGGYMLARPPKEIRVSDIIFLLDRKAKVFFDMPGCPDELNCVIRSLWKRVENEIERVLGSVTLEDLVKEQEEKLKQM
- a CDS encoding 3D domain-containing protein, giving the protein MARLKKVMIFLLILILLGACVPSEWKEKLNRMEEQIRQINAHMDLLEKKIDDLEARIKTQDSSQKEIELLKREMEYLKEDLSSLQEEFRTGVDELKSSYYTISMKLPTIEEAASLLSELEDLKTKVSELERKMDIATLGNSSTPSEDLKHILLDLEERVSSLERGSSRVDEIEKRLESSEKLLSKVALRVLSQSETKATIVYTTSDEIKNRIEQIEKKVSQLESGQKNLEQIVREMRNTPQLVDMNPEIYTQQLKRYLDEFRRLVRSYEIARILGIEEGYVFIRVERGDTLAKISDAFNLGPDGVEKIMKLNGIEDPRKLIAGQIIKVPVTNLRASFPVGEKPDPKIVVAGFGLKSDGSFSSGVVLESSGQKVKAALPGRVKSVKNGTVVVYHGNDVETVYRNLSMVTVNVGDWVSAGDTIGYGGSNVEFELYVEGEPKDPMFLFFSNMGEFEISFYTEWEDGKLPEHPAFRLTKSGKIPEEWRTVAADTTIFPLGSVLYIPELRNTPSGGIFVVEDIGGVIKGKKIDVYLDSIREALHNRKITSRVFVWRD
- a CDS encoding DUF2225 domain-containing protein, with amino-acid sequence MRTFWEKEFTCPLCGNRFKKKMVFFDAVRIKSRDIDLKPNFETVNPFLYEVVTCPNCYFSAFGKDFESIRVKGEETERRLKKLLEEAKKKVKLKDEETHTEAIKRYALSGIVYSVLNQRKKVALSYLKIAWLFREIGRPEDEKHYLERALREFENHFKYDHYEESDEPMILFYLGVLNQLLGNRKEAARWYEVLLRKHRESVYAKVGRERWQDLRRS
- the ftsY gene encoding signal recognition particle-docking protein FtsY, giving the protein MRLFDFLKRGLQKTKDTFFGKVVNLLKGKKLNDETREELEELLIQADVGIETTEYILERLEEKDGDALEALRETLLEILSFDTSVNEPNKPPFVITVVGVNGTGKTTSCAKLAKIFSDQKKSVVLAAADTFRAAAIEQLKLWGERVSATVIAHSEGSDPAAVAFDAVSHALARNKDVVIIDTAGRLHTKKNLMEELKKIHRVVRKKVPDAPHETLLVIDATTGQNGLVQAKVFKDAVNVTGIILTKLDGTAKGGIALAIAKELRIPIKFVGVGEKEDDLKPFDPHTFVEVLLSE